A section of the Leptospira terpstrae serovar Hualin str. LT 11-33 = ATCC 700639 genome encodes:
- a CDS encoding L,D-transpeptidase family protein — protein MSPRVLKHLNSKNFSAVSSIFLGFSLKFKLFSPFSYRFPAVIVYFFFLLPFFSLRTEEIKGPQNLHWNSEQILFITASSKDNFGYLDFYTMRQGEWVAILEKIPVRLGRNGLISGNDKREGDGFSPAGIFPLKRIVGKQKKEIRNLEYTQIRKNHHWSDSPSSKNYNQLISRSEKGAVPLWESYIYDLFIVIEHNTKPANPGFGSMIFIHPWTEDKPTSGCVGVSKGVLETILPLLDGDKKPYIILDFVN, from the coding sequence GTGTCTCCACGAGTTTTGAAGCACCTAAACTCTAAAAATTTCTCTGCAGTTTCTTCCATTTTCCTAGGATTCTCCCTTAAATTCAAGTTGTTTTCCCCATTCTCCTACCGTTTTCCTGCGGTCATCGTCTATTTTTTCTTCCTTTTGCCCTTTTTTTCCCTCCGAACGGAGGAAATAAAAGGGCCACAAAACCTACATTGGAATTCAGAACAAATTCTCTTCATCACAGCCTCTTCCAAAGATAATTTTGGTTATTTGGATTTTTATACAATGCGCCAAGGCGAATGGGTCGCGATTCTTGAAAAAATCCCCGTGCGTTTGGGTCGAAATGGTCTTATTTCTGGAAACGATAAACGAGAAGGGGATGGATTCAGTCCGGCAGGAATTTTTCCGCTCAAAAGGATCGTTGGCAAACAAAAAAAAGAGATTCGAAATTTAGAATACACTCAAATTCGAAAAAATCACCATTGGAGTGATTCTCCTTCTTCCAAAAATTACAATCAATTGATTAGTCGTTCCGAAAAAGGAGCAGTTCCTCTTTGGGAATCTTACATATATGACTTATTTATTGTGATCGAACACAATACAAAGCCAGCAAACCCAGGATTCGGAAGTATGATTTTCATCCATCCTTGGACTGAAGATAAACCAACCTCTGGTTGTGTGGGTGTTTCTAAAGGTGTATTGGAAACAATCCTTCCTTTGTTAGATGGAGATAAAAAGCCATATATTATTTTGGATTTTGTCAATTGA